The DNA sequence AAGACTCAAAGAATGCTGGAAATTATATGGTGTACCAACTACGAACCTCTGCCCCATAAAAACGAATACAGGCAATTCAATATTCTTCTGAACAATGCCCTGGTAACTTATTGACGGTAGAAAATATGAAAGAGATTTCCACGTTTCCAGATTCTGAATGTCGTAATCAAGTTTTTTCGATTGAAGGGATAAATTCTCCTTCAGTGAAAAATCGACAACATTTTTCCAGGATAAGTAGACAATCTTTTTTTCCTGCCCGTAAGTCAGAGTCGATAATAATGCGAGTCCCGATAAGATCCATACAATTTTTCGTTTTATCATAAATTTTACCTCTGTTAATTCAATTTTCATTCCTGATTAATTGAAGTTGAATGATGATTTTTTTACTCTGGTTAATAAAATATTCTGCAAAACACGCATAAATAGACGATTCTTTCCTCTTATTAGTTTCAAAAAAGAGATTAGTTATTAAGCTCTTCATAAAAATTATTCCATAGAGTAAGCATTTCGGAATTGATTTTATCGAGTTTTCCTTCGATTAAAAGACGAAGACTTATACCGTCGTTCGAATAAATGAACATCCGTGCAATCTGTTCATCAGTCATAGGTGAAGTAAATTCACCCTTGCTGCGTGCCGTTTTAATAATTGATGTCCACGCTTCAAGTTCCTCCCGGAGCGCGTTAATGAGTTCTTCTCTGAAGCCAGGAAAGAGATTAATTGCATCGAACAGGATAGTAATGAAATTAATATTGACTGAAGATTCGGGCAGCATCAGCTTTTCGCGCATCTTTTGGAAGTTATCCATCATATAATCGAGGTACCGCGTATAGAATTGCTTCAGAGATTCTGCATTAATCTTCTTGAAATCGATTACAAGATTTTTGAAATAAACTGTCTCGATGACTTCCCGAAAAAGTTCTTCTTTACTTGTAAAATAATGATAGAATGCTCCCTTGGAGAGACCAGTCTTATCGACTATCTCCTTCATTGTAACTTCTTTGTAATTCTTTTGCAGAAAGAGACCAAATGCTGTATTCAATATAAATTCTTTGGTTTCGCTCATATACCGACCGTTTGGTATGACAAACTTAAAAAGTTTTTTTTGTTCGGACAAATAAAAAATCAGGGATTCAGTGCAATTAAGTTTCTCCGGCCGATTAGTCGGTAGGAATTTAGTAGTTATTCTTTTTTAATTTGATAATTCCCCCACCCATAGTAGCCACCCACAAATCGCCGTTTTTATCCATCGCGGCTGATGTTGTGTGCTTAACGTAGAAATTATAATCGGGGGTATTAAAGAGGCGCGCACTTTTTAAAGGGAAATATTTTACAAGACCTGTTGTTGCGGCAATCCAGAGTGTATTTGATAAA is a window from the Melioribacteraceae bacterium genome containing:
- a CDS encoding TetR/AcrR family transcriptional regulator; its protein translation is MSETKEFILNTAFGLFLQKNYKEVTMKEIVDKTGLSKGAFYHYFTSKEELFREVIETVYFKNLVIDFKKINAESLKQFYTRYLDYMMDNFQKMREKLMLPESSVNINFITILFDAINLFPGFREELINALREELEAWTSIIKTARSKGEFTSPMTDEQIARMFIYSNDGISLRLLIEGKLDKINSEMLTLWNNFYEELNN